DNA from Chitinophaga pendula:
TCATGAATGCGTTGAAGAAGGTGTATAAGAAGTTAAAGCAGGAGCTGCCGGGGCTTACGGATTATGCGGTGCGTATTCCTCCCGGCGGTAAAAGTGATGCTTTGTGTGAAACGATCATTACCTGGAATTTTAAAAACAAGGAATTCAAGACCCGGGGGCTGGACAGCGACCAAACGGTGTCTGCTATCAAGGCTACCCAGAAGATGCTAAACCTGATCTGATCAGGTCTACCTTTCTTATTTCAATCAATCACTGAATGGCAAGCAAACACATTTTAATTGTTCCGGGAGACGGAATAGGACAAGAAGTAACGGCAGTCGGCAAGAAAGTATTGGACAGGATCGCTGAAAAATACGGACACGCCTTCACTTATGACGAAGCATTGATCGGTCACGTAGCGATAGAAGCTACCGGTCAGCCTTTACCCGATGTGTCACTGGAGAAGATGCGTGCTGCTGATGCGGTATTGTTCGGTGCCGTAGGGCATCCGAAATATGACAATGACCCCTCTGCGAAAGTAAGGCCGGAGCAAGGGTTATTAAAGATGCGTAAGGAGCTGGGATTGTATGCCAACCTGCGTCCTATTAAATTATTCGATGAACTCCTGGATGCGTCCAGTATCAAACCTGAGATACTGAAAGGAGCTGATATATTATTCTTCCGGGAGCTGACCGGTGATATTTATTTTGGAGAGAAAGGCCGTAAGAATGGCGGCGATACTGCTTTTGACATTGCGGAATACAGTCGTTTTGAGGTAGCCCGTATTGCGCGGAAGGCATTTGAAGCTGCCAGGACGAGGAGGAAAAAACTTTGTTCTGTTGATAAGGCCAATGTGATAGAGACCTCCAGGCTGTGGAGGGAGGTGATCCAACAGATCGCTCCTGAGTATCCGGATGTGGAAGTGGAACATCAGTTTATAGATGCGACGGCGATGTTACTGATCAAAGACCCACGCCGTTTTGACGTGGTGGTGACTGCTAACCTGTTTGGCGATATCCTGACGGACGAGGCCTCCCAGATAGCGGGTTCTATGGGTATGCTGGCATCTGCTTCCATAGGCGACGGTACAGGCGTATACGAGCCGATACACGGTTCTGCGCACGACATTACCGGCAAAGGGGTGGCGAATCCATTGGCGTCTGTACTTTCTGCTGCTTTGCTGCTGGATATCTCTTTTGGTATGAAGGAAGAATCTGTGGCGGTGATACAGGCTGTGGACAGCGTATTGAAGGATGGTTTCCGCACCCGGGATATCGCCGATGCAGCTACACCTGCTGACAAGATCTTAGGTACTGCCGCTATGGGCGATGCCGTATTACAATATTTGTAAGCTGGTACGACCACTTATTACCAAACGGGTGCCTTATCGCCAAGGCACCCGTTTTATATTTTATGACTATATGCTGTTATAGGAAAGAGTTGGGGTCGGGGTGCTGCCAGGGACTACGATAAGGCCGTTGTAACAAGTCTGTGGCGGTGGCATCGCCCGTTATGATGCGTTTTCCCGGATCATAAGTGAGCGGCCGGCCGGTCTGCATGGACAGATTGGCCAGGATACAACTGGCGGTAGATATGTGCCCTTCGGCAATATCAGCTACCGGCCGGGTGTTGTGAGCGATGGCATCGAGGAAATTGAGCATATGGAGACGGGTAGCAGGTGCGGCATTCAGTTCTATGGCCGGTTCCTTCACATCTTCCGGGTATTTTTCCTTTTCGAAGAGGACATCTCCATGTATTGCCTTCCCTTTGTCCTTATCAACCGGTGTAAAATCGTATTGCATGGTGCTGGCGGCCAGTGTACCCTTTTCTCCGAATATCTTGAAGGCCCAGGGGTATTGCGGATCGTCGGGGGTACCCCAGGTGCGATGCTGCCATAGGCAGTTGAGTTCTTCATATTCGAAGAGTGCGGATTGTGTATCGGCTATATTGGATTTTCCTTCTTTCTGTACGTAGATACCACCGGTGGAGCTGATTCGTTTGGGCCATCCCAGGTGGAGCATCCAGCGAACGGTATCCAGCATATGCACACACATGTCTCCCATGATCCCATTTCCATACTCCATGAAGGTGCGCCACCAGCGTACATGTGGCAGGCCATCATAGGGTCGCAGCGGTGCGGGGCCGGTCCACATTTCGTAGTCAAAGAAATCCGGTACCGGTTGTACGACAGGATTACCATTGTTGCGCATGTGATAGTAGCAGCACATTTCTACATGGGATACCTTTCCTAGCAGGCCGGCATCTACGATATTCTTTTTGGCTTCGATCAGGTGCGGGGTACTTTTCCGTTGGGTACCTACCTGTACTACGCGGTTATATTTCCTGGCGGCAGCTACCATGGCCTCCCCTTCTATTATATCGACGCTGATCGGTTTTTGTACGTATACATGTGCTCCTGCTTTTAGGGCGGCTATTGCCTGTAAGGCATGCCAGTGGTCGGGCGTTCCGATCAGTACGATATCGAGGGTTTGTTCGCTGAGCATTTTGCGATAATCGGTGTAGTGCGCAGGTATTTTCCGGGAGCGTTGCCGCTGGCTAACCAAGCGGCCGGCTTCTTCAAGCTGGTGCTTATCTACGTCGCACAATGCGACCACTTCTACCGGTGCTACCTGTATCAATCTGAACAGGTCGCTTTTGCCATACCAGCCGGTACCTATAAGGGCTACACGTAGTGGTTTAGCGGGATTGAGTATATCCATTGCATTTGCGCCCAGGGCAGACAAAGCGAGGGTTGCAGTAGCTCCTTTCAGGAAGCGTCTCCGGTTGATATTGAAATGCTCCATTGAAGTAAGATAAGCGCTTTTCTTCAGTTATAATAGTCTACAACGGGAACATTGATGGTGAGCCCTTTGGGAAGCGATACGGTAAAGGTGGAGCCGGCATTGGGGTTGCTACGTACGCGGATACTGCCTTCGTTCTGTTGTACGAATTCTTTACAGAGCATTAATCCTAATCCGGTTCCC
Protein-coding regions in this window:
- the leuB gene encoding 3-isopropylmalate dehydrogenase; translation: MASKHILIVPGDGIGQEVTAVGKKVLDRIAEKYGHAFTYDEALIGHVAIEATGQPLPDVSLEKMRAADAVLFGAVGHPKYDNDPSAKVRPEQGLLKMRKELGLYANLRPIKLFDELLDASSIKPEILKGADILFFRELTGDIYFGEKGRKNGGDTAFDIAEYSRFEVARIARKAFEAARTRRKKLCSVDKANVIETSRLWREVIQQIAPEYPDVEVEHQFIDATAMLLIKDPRRFDVVVTANLFGDILTDEASQIAGSMGMLASASIGDGTGVYEPIHGSAHDITGKGVANPLASVLSAALLLDISFGMKEESVAVIQAVDSVLKDGFRTRDIADAATPADKILGTAAMGDAVLQYL
- a CDS encoding Gfo/Idh/MocA family oxidoreductase yields the protein MEHFNINRRRFLKGATATLALSALGANAMDILNPAKPLRVALIGTGWYGKSDLFRLIQVAPVEVVALCDVDKHQLEEAGRLVSQRQRSRKIPAHYTDYRKMLSEQTLDIVLIGTPDHWHALQAIAALKAGAHVYVQKPISVDIIEGEAMVAAARKYNRVVQVGTQRKSTPHLIEAKKNIVDAGLLGKVSHVEMCCYYHMRNNGNPVVQPVPDFFDYEMWTGPAPLRPYDGLPHVRWWRTFMEYGNGIMGDMCVHMLDTVRWMLHLGWPKRISSTGGIYVQKEGKSNIADTQSALFEYEELNCLWQHRTWGTPDDPQYPWAFKIFGEKGTLAASTMQYDFTPVDKDKGKAIHGDVLFEKEKYPEDVKEPAIELNAAPATRLHMLNFLDAIAHNTRPVADIAEGHISTASCILANLSMQTGRPLTYDPGKRIITGDATATDLLQRPYRSPWQHPDPNSFL